The nucleotide window GAAACTAGTTTTTTAGTGTAGAGGATAGTCTATGGGATCCCATGAAATATCCCAGTTGCTGTCTTTAATGCGAATTCAGAATAATAACTCATGATCATGGATCTACCTGGCACTCCTCGTGTACCTTTCCAGCTTCTTTCTGGACCTCGATCCTTTCTGATTAAGCAGCTCTCCTGGATTACTTTCTCTCTGATCAGCATTGGGAAAATCAGGACTTGTGGGCACCAGTGCACTAGATCCTTCCAGGCTCTTTGGAGTCCAGACCAAAATGGGCAGAGAACACCCTggcattaaaaaatataaaacaaatgccTAAAAGCCGTAGCAAATTACAGACATTCCCTCTCCTCTAGtgtccgccccccccccccccctaaaATGCAATagaaagaagaacaaagaacTTGGACAGTGGTTACTTTCCTACCCAAGAAGCCAGACTCACTTTGCCCACTTATCCAAGAAGTCATGTGGTAATTGGATAGGTCTAAGAACAGGTCCTGTATGTAACCATTTTTATGCACAATGGTTTCTGCTGGTACTGAATCAGTCCTTCTGTTTCCCTGTATCAATGCCCAGGAGTAGCAGTGAACCTAGCCTTAGTCACTCTGGAGAAAGGCATCAAGCTGGCAGCCAATGACTACTTCCGAGAGCTACTCTTCGTAGACGGGTAATGGTAAAGGGTGGCTTGAATAACTCGTTGGCGTGCGTGTCTGGCCGTTCCTATGTTTGCACACATGGCCAGGGGTTAGAGGAGTGTTGGGGAGGCATGAAATGGGGATTCTATTCTAGGATAATGTCTACCAGTCCTGGAATTTCCTAAAAAATCAAATTctgctcttcctttttcttcctagtGATGGAGTCTCAGGCACTAGGAAAAACCCAAAACTGTCCAAGTGGCTTCAACTTCAATTTCAAATCTTTATCTTAACATTCTAATTTCTTTTGGATTTGGTCCCTGCCCTCCACTGGCCATTCACCACCTTCATTTAGCCCTTTCAGAGGGTGAGGAGGAGAATGGCTCTATACGATAAAAGGTGTCTGACTGTCCGTCTCATCTCTCTGGGGCTTGTGTCCACTCCTCTTGGTTGGCCCTGCAGGTCAAAAAAGAATCTGCTGAAGGAGATGCTGGCTGGCTGTGGAGCTGGGATGTGCCAGGCTGTGATTACCTCTCCCATGGAAATGCTGAAGATTCAGCTGCAGGATGCCGGACGACTGGGTGAGGCTTGGCTAGGGGAAGAGGAAATGACTGGGTTGTTCATGTGCTTATGGCAGGTGGAAAAGATTAGTCTGTCTCGGCCTATTGAGACACGCGAAGCTAGACTCCCCACGCCTAAGGAAAGGGGCCTAGAAAAAAGGAACCAGGGAACCCAGGAGAGCATCTTCTTCCTCTTGGAGGACTTGATCCTTGGCATGCCTAACAAGAATTCAACAAGCTGCTTTTTGGCTTCCAGGTTGATTCAAACCTGTCTGACCTAACGACAGAAACCTGATCTTAAGGTTCTATACAGTTCTAACTAAACTGGGAGACTTCCCAGTACTTTGACTTTGAACATTATAGGTTATGAATACATTATTTATACTGTAAAGTTCATAATAGTAATTCTGCTTTTGGATTTACCTTTATTCTCGAAGCAAATCATTTGAGGCCTGGCATTTTGAACTCAAACAACCTGTGAAATTCAGTTTTTTATTAGGAACTCATAATCAAGGCAAAACCTGAGAGGCTTGCCAAAGCCAGttaactttaattttataatatataaaaaattttataaaaaaataaaattataatttttcttgatAGGTATTGGGTATTTCTCCACAcatgtataaaataataaatgcttgttgttcaTTTATGGAACAGTTCAGCTCAGGGCCTTCTAATCAACTCATCCAGCTTAAGACAGGTGGAATATATAGGTACCAAAGAGGAAGCCTTCCTATTTCAAGTCAGGGGCAAAACCTTAAAcatcatctggaaaaggaagtgcACAATGAAATCCCTTACGTTGCAGGTGACAATTCTTGTAGGTAGCAGAATGCCAGGCTGTCAGGGATAAACCACAAGGCTGTAGGAGTGGGCAGAAAACTAGCAAATTAATTTCAGTAGGCAGACCTCATGTGTTAAGGGAAATTGTCCAAGCTAATTCTTCTCAAGCTAAAGGTTCTAAAGGTTCTAGATGACTAGTCGTGACTTGGGAAAGTGGCCTGGCTGGCCCTGTCATCTAATGATTTCCATGAAAAATTTCAGTTTACTGTGCTGACTGAAAAAGACCAGCAAATGTTAGGCATTACACGGGAAGGATGCTAGAAACAGTACAAAAGATAGGGAGTTAAGATATGCCTGCACCTGGAATAGTGTTTGCTACCAAAGAAAATGGAGGTGGTGAAGAGGACCACTAAAATGGTCAAGGGGAGAGAGGGCGGATTATGAGTGACTTTAAAAAGCATATATATCATTCTTTAGCGTGGAAGGAGGAAGGCTGAACGTTTTACTTAATAAATAGTAAATGTATGAAGGTTTATACCAACtgaaaaaagatgaatgaatgaatgattgcaGAGAGCAGACGGGATAGATGCCTTTCTTTTTGGAGTCAGTTATGAAAGAATTCTCCAGTGCTCCCTTTTGGAAAATATCTCATCAAATATGGAATACTTGGTTCAGTGAAATCTTAGACATGGTGCAGTGTGGCCATTCTTATCCCTTTACCACCACTGAGGAACTTGGGAGGATTGTGAGCATGAATGGGAAGGGAAGTCAGGCACAGAGAAAAAGGCTTACCTGCATCTTTTCCAGCTGTGAACCAACAGAGGTCATTCACATCAGCAGCTTCCCTCATCAGGCCCTATATCACGGACTCTGTCTCCACTACTAAGCATCCTTCTGCCGTCGTCATCACCTGGGAACTCTATCGTGCCCAAGGCCTGAGGGGCCTCTATAGGGGTTTTGGTGCCACTCTGATGAGGTAAGGGTTGAAGTTGGCTCCTTTCTCTACAATGCAATTAGTCTCAAGTCCCCAGTGACTGAACTGATTAGAAGGGGGGAATCATTCAAACAAGCCTTTGGCAGGCTACACTAGTATTTTTGCTCCATATTCCTTAGTTCCAGTTGGATGTTAGGATGGCTGTCTGTCCTTATGCTCCATCTGTTTGCCAAAGTTAGATTTTGCTAAGATCCTACCCTAGGGCCCCAAGACAATTAAAAGAATCACTTCCAACTGACCAGGCCTATATTTTGCCAGGGTGTCAGTCTTTCTAGTTTATGGTATAAGGTCTATATGATGCTTAGTTGAgtaatttcctctcctttcctctaggGATATTCCTTTTTCAGTCATCTATTTTCCCCTGTTTGCCAACCTCAACAATCTGGGGCTCAATGAAGCTACTGGGAAGGCCCCCTTTACATTCTCTTTTGCCTCTGGTTGCTTAGCAGGATCCGTGGCAGCTATTGTGGTGACGCCCTTCGATGGTAAGAGTCTggtgtaaaggggaaaattatggttggactgaatattaaaaagggtggttgccaggaattgaataaatatcaattccaaatgattttttagcaatttatttataaaatataggagagtgaaagtagagaaatgagaagaaggtagagtaagagatctagcttaacgaactagattatgtgttcaagtcttggctttacttgtgcagggctccagaggccccagccagagagcctaaaagtcaattaacaagggttttagtcaCTAGGCCTCCTCCCAATCAAGGGGCCCCtccggaggctagtacctccagggaagcagaggaagggagtcagccttttttcactcaccacgtggtacctctaagggagagatttaagaacagtctcatcaagtccaaggtcccagccagagcttcTCCAAGGTCTagttcaaagcagaagagcaagcTCCTTGGAAGTCTTTGTAATTTATTCAGACCATTTCTTTCATTACTTCCCATTTCAcgtgtaccaatcacaacaaaggctttgcttaggactgcccagtggGCAGTCagttctgatttgtcacccactcttgcacacatggATCACAGACTTCCCCCACTCAAGAATTAAGTGGAGTGTTTACACTTTTGGCcatttaatctaaaaataggcagggtaggattaatcccatcttcacactggGTCAAACCTGTAGCTTGAGACAAGAAGTAGGTCTCTCTGGGGTGAAGGCTTTATCAACTTGagtatgttaaaatatttttagagtaACAGTGCTGACCAGCCTAGTTCTACAGCATCAGATTAGGAGAAAAGTATCCAAAATATTAGAGAATTAAATATACACAGATGTAGTTCTTTCCCACTCCATAAAGGCTACTGTCAGCGCCCTCCTTAGAATCACTGAAGGAACTCTTAAGTTAGGCACTGGAATTACAAATTGTTTTACCTTCAACTGTGACAGGtccttttctgccttggtttcATCAACTTACCTCCCAATAGTCTAGGataacggtcggcaacctttttggccttgagagccataccttgccgacccctggtctaggatAATCcagggggaaaataaaatctgaCAAGTTTTAGTCAGTGGTTAATAACTAGTTTAAATAATGGGTCTCCAGCTGTGCTTCTCCTTGCCCCGATCTTGCTTTAGGACTGTGCCTAGTTATGCCTCTTCTGAGGAAGTGCCTTGGGTCACTGTCCGAGCATTatcatgatttttctctttcttgttcatCAGAGCATGGGTTCAGGAAACACGACTTAAAGACATCAGAGGCAAGAAATtcaaacctttttttcccctaacctTTCTACTTGTTTTAGTTTTGAAAACACGAATTCAGACTCTCAGGAAAAGTCTGGGGGACGAAAACTATAACGGGATTGTCGACTGTGCCAGGTGAGAATTGGCTTCCTTGAGAGCCTGCAGCTTAGATTCTAAGTCGTGCCCATCTTATCCCCAGGGAAGCATGCTGATCTTGTCACTTTCCATCTTTGTCTCCCTGTTAAACATATAACTGTATAGGGTATGGAAGATCATTCATTCACTGCTTTGCCCTTTGCCTTAGAATTTCCTCATTCCCTCTCCCCTGAAGAAtctatcttattaaaaaaatgctgggggcagctgagtggcccagtggattgaatcaggcctagagacagtaggtcctaggttcaaatctggcctcagacacttcctagctgtatgaccctgggcaagtcacttaacccccattgcctaacccttaccactcttctgccctgaaaccaatacatgatattgattctaaaatagaaggtaaaggttaaaagaaaaaatgcttggATTTACCTActctactatttttttcttccaactccaggggagaaaaacaaatatcttTGCTCCCTTTGGCCCCTGTGGTTGCTAAAGGCGGTCAGTAGGAAGTTCCCTTTAGCCAGTTTCCTCTAAACAGCGATTCAGGAAGACCTCAAGTAAATAGGGTATGGCTGTTGAGTCACTAGTTTGCTGGTATGGAACAAGGTTTCCTACTTAGGCTCCTCCTAACCCAATGGAAGTGACCTACCACAGACAAACAGTAGCCCAAGGACATGCATTCTGCTTTTTGCTCCTCAGTTTACCAGGGTCTTCTTTCTCTCCAGGAAAATCTGGACTCAGGAAGGACCTGCTGCCTTCATGAAAGGAGCTGGTTGCCGGACCCTTGTCATAGCACCTCTTTTTGGTATTGCCCAAGCTGTCTATTTCATGGGTATTGGAGAAAAGatcttaacatttttctttagaTAAAGCTAAATAAAGTTCATTTATTTGCTACCCCTTGAGCAGTCCCTCTGACTAGgttaagacagaaggggaaaagTGGCCCAACCACATTGTCCAGTTCTTTAAGTAGTTGAAATGATTTCAATCTGAGAATAAATTGGCAcaatatttaaatagtttatgTGTGCCCTGTCTCTGAACTGTGCTTGGAGGACTCTTCAGGAGACACAACAATACTACACTTAATAGTCTATAACCATTAAGAAATGGATGTAGTCACATTAATTCTTAGTTATGAAGCTAGGGAATTAATTTAAGACATTGGGGAAAGAAAAATCAGATGTTTCAGAGAGACTCATAAGATCCTCTGTACCCAGTTATACCAACTTCAAACCATGCCAGTTCAAGGATCAGGGGGACTCCAGCTAATGACAATCTCCAGGAAGAGGCAGTTCAGCTTATATGCATGACAATCTTCCTTAAAGCAGTCACTGAGATCTAGTCTTGGCAATCAATAATTAATGTGTAAAAGATTTCATATCATTCTAAGAAAAGCTTGAGAGAAAAAGTCAGAGGGAATACTATCTGTCATTTTCTTAAAAAGTCAACAAATGAGGCCTCAGATtgcctacctgtatgaccctgagcaagtcatctaccACTCCATACCCTTTAAAATAAAGCCCACAATCCTAGTATCTTATCAGAATGAGATAAACATTAAAACAAACACCTGAACTTAAGCACTGTCAccagttttctttctattaaCTACTTCTTATGGATTAACGAGTGCTACATTAGTTGTCCTGTTTCTGCCACTGCCTGGGAGGTCTAGGAGAACTCATTTAGCCTTACCCTACTCAGAACTGTTCAGAATTCCCTGATATGTAGGAAAAAAAGTAGTTTACACgttttcattttccaaaaatgAAGCCTTTTTCAAAAAGCCAAGTCTTCCTCACCCACCAAGCCTATTGTCACAGGAGAAAGATTGTAGATGGTGTTGACAGCTGTTATCTCCCAATCCACTATAACTCACAATtttaatgcaaataaataaaaatattttcctacctACTGTTTCAGAATCACTAAATGGGATGGATATACCATATTATTATAGTGTATGATCAGAAAGTAAGGAGGAAGGCCAGgcacagcttaaaaaaaaaaaaaaggaaatgtgaagtAAATGCTCCACAGTAGGTAAAAAGTTATTCTTTCCTCCATACAACCTAAACACTTcccctcatttctcaaatctggAATGTGCTGATTAAGAGATTACTCTAGTTTGAtccacatattttttattttaataaagcaTATTCACATAACGTGGGTTTTTGAATCACATACATaactgaggaaagtctttaagcccAAAGAGTTAACAGGAATAATACTATTAATGCTGGCATGAATGCATGCTCCTTAAAGTAACCtacagaaaacaaatacaaagaggCTATGATATATCTCACACAGTTCACTCCAATCTAAGGCAGATCACAGAAGTAGGATTCTCAGTGAAAACCATGCAACTGATATGTATTCCCTTATCCCTAGAATGTAGAGGAGATCAGAACATCTGGATAAACTAGGTTACTTCTTGACAGTTAAGTCCATAAGTTAACATTAAGTCCCAAAGTTAACACTTAGGCTGATGGCATTCTACATAAAAGTTATTCCACTGAAGAACATAGGACGGTGTCAGAGCATCAAAAAGGAGGAACATTGATAATGGGTTTCTTGATTTTTAGACACTTTTATAGCTCATCGATACAGCAGATGGAATGGATCCAACCTCATCAGAGGCTTAGTCCAAAAATTTCCTGTTGTTATTAATCCCAAACAAGGCCACTCGAACTTCTGGCATCatctgggaagagaaagaatagttGGGTTATTTCTCCCCTTTTAATGGTTAGTGCCAGTTCATTAATCCACAATATTCAATAATTACTTTTCAGTGCCTACCATATGTGAAatggacaggtaggtggcacagtggatagagtcccaggcctgaagtcaggaaaatgagtcttcttaaattaaaatctggccttagacacttattagctatgtgaccccggtcaagtcacttaaccctgtttgcctcagtttcctcatctataaaataagctggagaaggaaatgccaaaccactccagtacctttaccaagaaaacccaaaatgtggTCATGAATTGGACATGACCGAACAACAAACTAAACACCGGGCACATACTgggactttaaaaacaaacattaaacagTCTCTGTCCTTAAGGGCTTTACCTTATGCCCAGAGGAAAATATGTGAACATAtaaataatacaaagtaattttaggtGGAAAGGGGGCAACAAGGAGGCAGTGGTAGTGCACTGGGCTTGTTATTAGACTCTTCcccagttcaaatttggccttagaaactagctatatgaccctgtacAAGGCCCTTAACCCTTTTcacctcaattcttcatctgtaaaatgaaccagaggagaaaatggcaagtcattcctttatatttgccaagaaaaccccaaatggatcagcacagcaagtctccaagataaccacaagtgactcatgatgaaaatgttacccacaaaaaaaagaaggaactgttTGTTTAGACATCAAAGGATGCcctcttccactatatttcctcaTGAGATTTCTACTGAATGTGTGATATGTGACTTCTAttatgacatgagcaatatggaaaaatgtattataGTTAAGTATGGCtttaacctatatcagactattcactacCTTGGGAAGGGAGAATTCTAGAATGTGaaaaaacaatcatcaaaaattatttttacattctacatggaaataaaggaaaacttcaaatggggacGTGAGTTAGACAGAAATGAAACTGAATGATTTTAGGTGGCTGGGGAACAacttggaaaggggagagagggagaaaggggagagggcaTTGCTCAGAGAAATCAGGAGGCTTCTTTCGAAAAGTGGCACttcagctgagctttgaaggaagattctaaaagaagatgAGTGTTTTCTAGCCATGGGGATGGATGGAAGATAATGCCTAAAAGAAAATTATGTGTAA belongs to Gracilinanus agilis isolate LMUSP501 chromosome 5, AgileGrace, whole genome shotgun sequence and includes:
- the SLC25A18 gene encoding LOW QUALITY PROTEIN: mitochondrial glutamate carrier 2 (The sequence of the model RefSeq protein was modified relative to this genomic sequence to represent the inferred CDS: deleted 1 base in 1 codon), with the protein product MEMFLTLVSAENLQTQLQKLSFHKAVSEGLGSRAVPQTPHTFPVATPLGEGRSRDSARQKPCPFPWKFCYPQGIMGIMEACWEDGNQICAPARLINGGMAGLVGVTCVFPIDLAKTRLQNQHGKMVYRGIVDCLVKTMGAEGFFGMYRGVAVNLALVTLEKGIKLAANDYFRELLFVDGSKKNLLKEMLAGCGAGMCQAVITSPMEMLKIQLQDAGRLAVNQQRSFTSAASLIRPYITDSVSTTKHPSAVVITWELYRAQGLRGLYRGFGATLMRDIPFSVIYFPLFANLNNLGLNEATGKAPFTFSFASGCLAGSVAAIVVTPFDVLKTRIQTLRKSLGDENYNGIVDCARKIWTQEGPAAFMKGAGCRTLVIAPLFGIAQAVYFMGIGEKILTFFFR